The following are encoded in a window of Geobacter metallireducens GS-15 genomic DNA:
- a CDS encoding glycosyltransferase family 4 protein, producing the protein MTSFSPVPGPRSPVPRTLRVLMVAPTPFFADRGCHVRIYEEARALMACGHEVRIATYHLGRDMPGIATDRTVRIPWYRKLSAGPSWHKPYLDILLFVTALRAARRMRPDLIHAHLHEGAFLGVFLKRLVGVPLLFDCQGSLTGELADHGFARQGSLLCRFFARLEGWINRNADAIITSSGAGRDDLVGKWGVPARKVTAFMDGVDTAVFRPYPRDEVRRKLGIASHAPLVVFLGVLNRYQGIDLLLSAMVILKAKGSPVRFLVMGFPEGGYREKARELGVDDMVTFPGRIDYAKAPLYLSAGDLAVSPKVSLTEANGKLFNYMACGLPTVVFDTPINREILGDAGVYARFGDAVDLAARIDSLAGDVEERARLSQLGREHAENNHSWHARGMELSEVYRHLVILLAARR; encoded by the coding sequence GTGACTAGTTTTTCCCCGGTCCCCGGTCCCCGGTCCCCGGTCCCGAGGACGCTCCGCGTCCTGATGGTGGCTCCAACCCCTTTCTTTGCCGACCGGGGGTGCCACGTCAGGATTTACGAGGAGGCCCGGGCGCTCATGGCCTGTGGGCACGAAGTTCGGATCGCCACCTATCACCTGGGGCGCGACATGCCCGGAATTGCCACGGACCGCACCGTGCGCATCCCCTGGTACCGGAAACTCTCTGCCGGTCCCTCCTGGCACAAGCCGTACCTGGACATCCTCCTCTTCGTTACCGCCCTGCGAGCCGCCCGGCGAATGCGCCCCGATCTGATCCACGCCCACCTCCACGAGGGGGCCTTCCTTGGCGTTTTCCTGAAGAGACTCGTCGGTGTTCCCCTCCTTTTCGACTGCCAGGGGAGCCTCACGGGAGAGCTGGCCGACCACGGCTTTGCGCGGCAAGGGTCGCTTCTCTGCCGCTTCTTCGCCCGGCTTGAGGGATGGATCAACCGCAACGCCGATGCCATCATCACCAGCTCCGGCGCCGGCCGGGACGATCTCGTCGGTAAGTGGGGCGTCCCGGCCCGCAAGGTGACGGCCTTCATGGATGGGGTGGATACGGCGGTGTTTCGCCCCTATCCCAGGGACGAGGTTCGCCGCAAGCTCGGCATCGCGTCTCACGCGCCGCTGGTGGTCTTTCTGGGGGTCCTGAACCGCTACCAGGGGATCGATCTCCTCCTTTCTGCCATGGTTATCCTCAAGGCCAAAGGGAGCCCGGTCCGCTTTCTGGTCATGGGGTTTCCTGAAGGGGGCTATCGCGAAAAGGCCCGAGAGTTGGGCGTTGACGACATGGTGACCTTCCCCGGACGTATCGACTATGCCAAGGCGCCGCTCTACCTCTCGGCAGGGGATTTGGCCGTGTCGCCGAAGGTTTCCCTCACCGAGGCCAACGGCAAGCTCTTCAACTATATGGCCTGCGGGCTGCCCACGGTGGTGTTCGACACCCCCATCAACCGGGAGATCCTCGGTGATGCCGGGGTGTATGCACGGTTTGGCGATGCCGTTGATCTGGCGGCGAGGATTGACTCTCTGGCTGGCGATGTCGAGGAACGGGCTCGACTCAGTCAATTGGGTCGCGAGCACGCTGAAAACAATCACTCGTGGCACGCCAGGGGGATGGAGCTGTCCGAGGTCTACCGGCATCTTGTGATCCTGCTCGCTGCACGTCGATGA
- a CDS encoding four helix bundle protein, giving the protein MRDHKELDVWKTGVELVTSVYVATQSFPKEQLHGLTNQLRRAAVSIPSNIAEGAARQTNREFVQFLYIALGSVAEVETQLIIADKLNYIADVTSVLNRIASLRKMLHGLIRHYRTKETQGD; this is encoded by the coding sequence GTGCGGGATCATAAGGAGTTGGATGTTTGGAAAACGGGTGTTGAGCTGGTGACGTCGGTTTATGTTGCGACTCAGTCGTTTCCGAAAGAACAACTGCATGGTTTGACAAACCAGTTGCGGCGGGCGGCAGTCTCAATACCGTCGAATATTGCGGAAGGGGCCGCGAGGCAGACGAACAGGGAGTTTGTGCAGTTTCTCTATATCGCTCTTGGTTCGGTTGCCGAAGTTGAAACTCAGTTGATCATCGCTGATAAGTTAAACTACATTGCGGACGTTACGTCTGTTCTCAACCGCATAGCGTCACTCCGCAAAATGCTCCACGGCCTGATTCGCCACTACCGGACCAAGGAGACACAAGGTGACTAG
- a CDS encoding class I SAM-dependent methyltransferase: MIDNCLYCGSATLLSIIHLANGKNAVTCGKCGLTRTIPVPSAEYSEVAEYFENYLLKEKLFRAFSRKLLDFVLSVVQNGRLLEVGCSVGFFLEEAKRAGFSVNGVELNEKAATLSKGKDFDVRNCMLREAGFPSHEFDVVVMSHVLEHIQDLREFLADIKVLLRPGGKVIVSQPTPDGIVPKMQKKKWYGWVPNEHVWHFTPKTLSLVFAENGFDVVKVERNSMYYSLWPSSLRGILVALVARTAAVLGLGDQFYLAATVSEKDSL, translated from the coding sequence ATGATAGATAATTGTTTGTATTGCGGTTCCGCAACGCTCTTGTCAATCATCCACCTTGCTAACGGTAAAAATGCGGTGACGTGCGGTAAGTGTGGGCTTACAAGGACTATCCCTGTGCCATCTGCAGAATACTCGGAAGTTGCCGAGTATTTTGAGAACTATCTCTTGAAAGAGAAGTTGTTTCGGGCGTTTTCCCGCAAACTTCTCGATTTCGTACTATCGGTTGTCCAGAATGGAAGGCTGCTTGAGGTCGGTTGTAGTGTCGGTTTTTTTTTAGAGGAAGCCAAGCGCGCTGGTTTTTCTGTCAATGGTGTTGAATTGAACGAAAAGGCTGCGACTTTGTCCAAGGGAAAAGACTTTGATGTACGGAACTGTATGCTGCGTGAAGCAGGCTTTCCTTCACACGAGTTTGATGTCGTCGTGATGAGTCATGTGTTGGAGCATATTCAGGATCTTCGCGAGTTCCTCGCTGATATCAAGGTACTGCTGAGACCAGGCGGGAAGGTCATCGTTTCACAACCTACCCCAGACGGGATTGTCCCGAAGATGCAAAAAAAGAAATGGTATGGGTGGGTTCCGAATGAGCATGTCTGGCATTTCACTCCCAAAACATTGTCTTTAGTGTTTGCGGAAAATGGGTTTGATGTCGTAAAGGTGGAAAGAAATTCAATGTACTACTCTCTTTGGCCATCGTCCCTCCGCGGGATTCTCGTTGCACTGGTTGCGCGGACCGCTGCTGTACTTGGTTTGGGTGATCAGTTCTACTTAGCCGCGACTGTGTCTGAAAAGGATAGTCTATGA
- a CDS encoding IS5-like element ISGme1 family transposase codes for MRGAETKTEALFCYLSPESYVPKDHPLRSIRAMVDKALAELSPQFEAMYSHTGRPSIPPEQLLKALLLQALYTIRSNRLLVEQISYSILFRWFVGLALDEKVWDHSSFSTNLERLIDTDVARLLLAKVVEQARRAKLLSDEHFSVDGTLIEAWASIKSFRPKDGPKPPVGRNTERDFHGEKLKNDTHASTTDPDARIARRSSGKEAKLSYHGHALMENRNGIIVDARITHATGTAERDTAVEMIADVAGNKRITMGGDKGYDTKECVKDLRALKVTPHIAQNTANRRSAIDGRTTRHEGYKTSLRIRKRIEEAFGWLKTVGNLRKTRHRGIAKVDWYFTMAIAAYNLVRLRNLGTKTA; via the coding sequence ATGCGCGGCGCCGAGACAAAAACCGAAGCTCTGTTCTGTTATCTCTCCCCTGAGTCGTACGTCCCGAAGGACCACCCCTTGCGGTCGATCAGGGCGATGGTGGATAAGGCCCTTGCAGAGCTCAGCCCGCAATTCGAGGCCATGTACTCCCACACCGGCCGGCCCTCGATTCCTCCTGAGCAGTTGCTTAAAGCACTTCTGCTTCAGGCGCTGTACACCATCAGGAGTAACCGTCTGCTGGTGGAGCAGATCAGCTACAGCATCCTGTTCCGCTGGTTTGTGGGATTGGCCCTGGACGAGAAGGTCTGGGACCACTCCTCGTTTTCCACCAACCTGGAGCGGTTGATCGATACCGACGTGGCACGGCTGCTCTTGGCAAAAGTAGTTGAGCAGGCCCGAAGGGCAAAGCTGTTGTCCGACGAGCACTTCAGCGTTGACGGCACCCTCATCGAGGCGTGGGCTTCTATCAAGAGCTTTCGGCCCAAGGATGGACCAAAGCCTCCAGTGGGTCGTAACACGGAGCGTGATTTCCACGGCGAAAAGCTCAAAAACGACACCCATGCCTCCACCACCGATCCGGATGCGCGGATTGCCAGGAGAAGCTCGGGCAAAGAGGCGAAGCTCAGTTACCACGGGCACGCTCTCATGGAGAACCGCAACGGGATCATCGTCGATGCCAGAATCACCCACGCAACCGGTACCGCTGAGCGGGATACCGCAGTCGAGATGATCGCAGACGTCGCCGGTAACAAGCGGATCACCATGGGCGGCGACAAGGGCTACGACACCAAAGAGTGCGTCAAAGATCTGCGAGCACTCAAGGTAACCCCTCACATTGCTCAGAACACCGCTAACCGCCGCTCAGCCATCGATGGCAGGACTACCCGCCACGAAGGCTACAAAACCAGCCTGAGGATTCGCAAGCGGATCGAAGAGGCCTTCGGCTGGCTCAAGACTGTCGGCAATCTCCGCAAGACCCGGCATCGGGGAATAGCGAAAGTCGACTGGTACTTCACCATGGCCATTGCGGCATACAATCTGGTCCGGCTGCGCAATCTCGGGACGAAAACGGCATAA
- a CDS encoding glycosyltransferase family 2 protein, translating into MTTISAVLIVRNEELNICSCLQTLCWCDEIVVVDMESEDRTVALARQFTNKIYSHEKVMAFDIARDFAVKQATCDWIFMIDADELVTNTLKTAVVSVVDENDYDVVYFPRINFIFGKWIQNAGWWPDYQARLFRNGAISFSGRVHNFIEIAHGSRIKYLDLAEDNAIIHFNYEHSHQFISKLNHYTSIEARDLKAAGHKFSKKVFFVEVLREFYNRYFKTKGYREGMHGLFLSLLMMFYRISVFIKLWECHEHEKRSVSEMYNAMKQEITAQHLTGSIKDENPPVVR; encoded by the coding sequence ATGACGACGATATCAGCAGTATTGATTGTTAGGAATGAAGAGTTGAATATCTGTTCATGCCTACAGACGTTATGTTGGTGCGACGAGATCGTAGTGGTAGACATGGAGAGTGAGGATCGCACTGTAGCATTGGCTAGACAGTTTACAAATAAAATATACTCGCATGAAAAAGTCATGGCATTCGATATTGCACGTGACTTCGCAGTCAAACAAGCTACCTGCGATTGGATTTTTATGATTGACGCAGATGAGCTTGTCACGAATACATTGAAAACTGCAGTTGTTTCTGTTGTCGATGAAAATGATTATGATGTGGTTTACTTTCCGAGAATTAATTTCATCTTTGGTAAATGGATTCAGAATGCTGGGTGGTGGCCTGATTATCAGGCAAGGCTTTTTAGGAACGGGGCTATATCCTTTTCTGGCCGAGTTCATAACTTTATCGAAATTGCTCACGGGTCTCGAATAAAATATCTTGATTTAGCAGAAGATAATGCAATTATACATTTTAATTACGAACACTCTCATCAATTTATCTCCAAGCTTAATCATTATACTTCAATTGAGGCACGTGATCTTAAGGCGGCAGGACATAAATTTTCAAAGAAGGTTTTTTTTGTAGAGGTGTTACGGGAGTTTTATAATAGGTATTTTAAGACTAAGGGGTATCGTGAGGGAATGCATGGTCTGTTCCTCAGCCTTTTGATGATGTTTTACCGAATTTCGGTTTTTATCAAACTGTGGGAATGCCATGAGCATGAGAAGAGAAGTGTCAGTGAAATGTATAATGCGATGAAGCAGGAGATTACGGCGCAGCATCTAACAGGTTCAATAAAGGATGAGAACCCACCGGTCGTACGATGA
- a CDS encoding class I SAM-dependent methyltransferase translates to MWRDWLSLQGLRVAIKDPKYKVLHGRFAKSGFDLLDVGCGNHSAGLTKRLFPKVRYSGVDRDVYNNSDEDFKSMERYYRIDLMDGDLREIPDRGFDAVWVNHVIEHIPNGIEIVVALTGKLREKGLIYIEFPSVRSLSLPSWEGTLNFCDDESHVRVYDVKEISNALLMSGCRIVRAGQRQDKILIVCNFVRWIFLKIAGRKVPASMLWDFFGFADYVLAVKN, encoded by the coding sequence ATGTGGCGGGATTGGCTGTCTCTCCAGGGATTGAGGGTTGCAATCAAGGACCCTAAGTACAAGGTCCTCCACGGCCGTTTTGCCAAGTCCGGTTTTGACCTCCTTGATGTCGGCTGCGGGAACCATTCTGCTGGTTTGACGAAAAGGTTATTCCCGAAAGTTAGGTACAGTGGAGTTGACAGAGACGTCTACAACAATAGTGACGAAGACTTCAAGTCTATGGAACGGTATTACCGGATCGATCTCATGGACGGCGACCTACGAGAAATTCCGGACCGGGGATTTGATGCCGTCTGGGTGAACCATGTGATCGAGCATATTCCGAACGGGATAGAAATTGTTGTAGCGCTTACCGGAAAGCTCAGAGAAAAGGGACTTATTTACATTGAATTTCCTTCGGTTCGATCACTGTCTCTTCCCAGTTGGGAAGGGACCCTCAACTTCTGTGACGACGAATCGCACGTTCGGGTCTACGATGTGAAAGAGATTTCAAACGCCTTGCTGATGTCGGGGTGTAGGATCGTAAGGGCGGGTCAACGGCAGGACAAGATCCTTATTGTGTGCAATTTTGTCAGATGGATATTCTTGAAAATAGCAGGTAGAAAAGTGCCAGCCTCTATGTTATGGGACTTCTTCGGCTTTGCCGACTATGTCCTTGCAGTGAAAAATTGA
- a CDS encoding oligosaccharide flippase family protein produces MTDRTTDNQQQEFQELKKKSLSGMTALFIRQVLVKLIFFGGNIVLARLLAPQVFGIYAIVNFVVTFFSTFGDVGIGAALIQKKGELSREELSTTFWLQQMLVWSVVAVAVLAAPLALRVYPTLPPVGVWLIRAMALSFFFSSLKTIPAILMEREIDFNRIAWVDITENLAFQGVAITGAFLGWEAWSFVAAAVTRGFLGALLIYSLSSWRPSLHYRFESVKGLVRFGLPYQGNQILSFIKDAVTPLFVGAYAGAAAVGYLNWARNFAFVPLVISETFGRVAFPAFSQLQDDRELLGHTIENSIRMMTFVMLPVTGIFIALGPEITHYFYTDKWFPAINAFYLFSWAPLMMGVTLPMFSGILSIGKSKIILAMSLALIGIEWGIGAPLVTRIGFTGVAVTQPISYIIFTVVYKHVLRRQRVRVNVVRNAYLNLLIAALMAAIVWYAKGGLVTSLPALVAFAGMGLVVYLLLSFMLNRGTLKESLRYFRKLREPTC; encoded by the coding sequence GTGACTGACCGCACGACTGACAATCAGCAGCAGGAGTTTCAAGAGCTGAAGAAAAAATCGCTTTCAGGGATGACGGCGCTCTTTATCCGCCAGGTCCTGGTGAAGCTGATTTTTTTCGGGGGCAACATCGTCCTTGCCCGGCTCCTGGCGCCGCAGGTCTTTGGAATCTACGCTATCGTCAACTTCGTCGTCACCTTTTTCTCTACCTTTGGCGATGTGGGGATAGGCGCGGCTCTGATCCAGAAGAAAGGAGAGTTGAGTCGGGAAGAGCTCTCCACTACCTTCTGGCTGCAGCAGATGCTGGTCTGGAGTGTGGTGGCGGTGGCGGTGCTGGCGGCGCCGTTGGCGCTGAGGGTCTATCCGACGCTTCCGCCGGTGGGGGTGTGGCTCATTCGGGCTATGGCGCTCAGCTTCTTCTTTTCTTCGCTGAAAACAATCCCGGCAATCCTGATGGAACGGGAGATCGACTTCAACCGGATTGCCTGGGTAGATATTACCGAGAACCTGGCATTCCAAGGTGTAGCCATCACTGGCGCCTTCCTTGGCTGGGAGGCGTGGAGCTTTGTGGCGGCGGCGGTGACGCGAGGGTTTCTTGGCGCGCTGCTGATCTACTCGCTGTCGTCGTGGCGGCCGAGCCTGCACTACCGGTTCGAGTCGGTGAAGGGGTTGGTGCGGTTCGGCCTGCCGTACCAGGGGAACCAGATTCTCAGCTTCATCAAGGATGCTGTGACGCCATTGTTTGTCGGGGCGTATGCCGGGGCGGCGGCGGTGGGATACCTCAACTGGGCGAGGAACTTTGCTTTCGTCCCTCTAGTTATCTCAGAAACCTTTGGCCGTGTGGCCTTCCCGGCGTTTTCCCAACTCCAAGACGATCGGGAGCTTTTGGGGCACACCATCGAGAACTCGATCCGCATGATGACCTTTGTCATGCTCCCTGTCACCGGGATTTTTATCGCGCTTGGGCCGGAGATAACGCACTATTTTTATACGGACAAATGGTTTCCCGCGATCAACGCGTTCTATCTCTTTTCGTGGGCGCCACTGATGATGGGTGTCACCCTGCCGATGTTCAGCGGGATATTGAGCATCGGGAAATCAAAAATTATCCTAGCAATGAGCTTGGCGCTTATCGGGATTGAGTGGGGAATTGGCGCCCCGCTGGTGACACGAATCGGGTTCACCGGAGTCGCTGTTACCCAGCCAATCTCCTACATAATCTTTACAGTGGTTTACAAGCATGTGCTTCGCCGTCAGCGGGTCAGGGTCAACGTCGTCAGGAACGCGTACCTTAACCTACTTATTGCTGCCTTGATGGCTGCAATTGTTTGGTATGCGAAGGGGGGGCTTGTTACATCTCTGCCGGCGCTGGTGGCCTTTGCTGGGATGGGACTTGTCGTGTATCTCTTGTTATCGTTCATGTTAAATCGGGGGACACTAAAGGAGTCCCTCCGTTACTTTCGCAAACTGAGAGAGCCAACATGCTAA
- a CDS encoding glycosyltransferase family 2 protein — MKLSATIAIILLNWNGWRDTVDCVESCRKLDYPNFRIVIVDNGSTDGSEAILRERFPDVELIQTGANLGFAGGNNAGIRHALVRGADYVWLLNNDTVVEPGALGALVRVAESDPRVGMVGSKIVYFDDPWLLWFAGAVIDPERPHRPFHRGLHERDTGQYDRVAETGYVTGCSLLARREMMAEVGMLDDDLFLYFEDADWSARAARAGWKLLYVPDSVVRHKESVSSGGAASPRLVYYTARNRLYFVRRNFPAKLAAALCYDLFEHVLVNVKKGRFPLAVAGCRGIRDFLAGKIGPMP, encoded by the coding sequence ATGAAATTGTCTGCAACAATTGCTATCATCCTTCTCAACTGGAACGGCTGGCGCGACACCGTCGACTGCGTCGAGTCCTGCCGGAAGCTGGATTATCCGAATTTTCGGATTGTCATTGTTGATAACGGCTCTACTGACGGTTCAGAAGCAATTCTGCGGGAGCGCTTCCCCGACGTGGAGCTGATCCAGACTGGTGCCAATCTTGGCTTCGCCGGGGGAAACAACGCTGGCATACGGCACGCTCTTGTCCGTGGCGCCGACTACGTCTGGCTCTTGAACAACGACACTGTGGTGGAGCCCGGCGCCCTCGGGGCGTTGGTCCGGGTGGCGGAGAGCGACCCGCGGGTCGGGATGGTGGGGAGCAAAATCGTCTACTTCGACGACCCGTGGCTGCTCTGGTTCGCCGGGGCGGTGATCGACCCAGAGAGACCACACCGGCCGTTTCACCGGGGGCTGCACGAGCGGGACACCGGCCAGTACGACCGTGTGGCCGAGACCGGCTACGTCACCGGATGCAGCCTCTTGGCCCGGCGGGAGATGATGGCGGAGGTGGGAATGCTGGACGATGACCTCTTCCTCTACTTCGAGGACGCAGACTGGAGCGCTCGGGCTGCCCGGGCTGGCTGGAAGCTCCTCTATGTGCCGGACTCGGTGGTCCGGCATAAGGAGTCGGTCAGTTCCGGCGGTGCTGCCTCGCCGCGGTTAGTCTACTACACGGCGCGCAACCGGCTCTACTTTGTGCGTCGCAACTTCCCGGCGAAACTAGCGGCGGCCCTCTGCTACGACCTCTTCGAACACGTCCTAGTGAACGTGAAGAAGGGGCGATTTCCCCTAGCGGTAGCGGGGTGCAGAGGAATCAGGGATTTCCTTGCCGGAAAGATTGGCCCGATGCCCTAA
- a CDS encoding winged helix-turn-helix transcriptional regulator: MNDKTDKALDSYRSFLLLSEIAGEEPLSQRELSRRAGIAVGLVNSYLKNLVAKGYVRVKNFPRNRYAYLLTPTGIAEKSRLAYQHLSYFTNLYTVARQDYLALFQSLKAEGVTEVVFCGVDEVAEIAYLSLREAGLELVAVLDDQGHGNSFFGVRVMPLIVWEQRGNEPIVVTSLKRGDELIEGLKKAGVNGWRFIVAPRGC; the protein is encoded by the coding sequence ATGAACGATAAGACCGATAAGGCGTTAGATTCCTACCGTTCCTTTCTCCTCCTCTCGGAAATCGCCGGCGAGGAGCCCCTTTCCCAGCGGGAACTCTCCCGCCGGGCCGGCATTGCCGTCGGACTAGTGAACTCCTACCTAAAAAACCTCGTGGCCAAGGGGTACGTCCGCGTCAAGAACTTCCCCCGCAACCGCTACGCCTACCTTCTTACCCCTACGGGGATCGCCGAAAAGAGCCGGCTCGCCTACCAGCATCTCAGTTATTTTACCAATCTCTACACCGTTGCTCGGCAGGACTATCTGGCGTTGTTTCAGTCTCTCAAGGCAGAGGGGGTGACGGAGGTTGTGTTCTGTGGGGTTGACGAGGTGGCGGAGATTGCGTACCTCTCACTGCGGGAAGCGGGATTGGAGTTGGTCGCGGTTTTGGATGATCAAGGTCATGGGAATAGTTTTTTTGGGGTCAGGGTCATGCCCTTGATTGTATGGGAGCAGCGGGGCAACGAGCCGATAGTTGTTACGTCACTAAAGCGCGGGGATGAACTGATTGAGGGACTAAAAAAGGCCGGTGTTAATGGTTGGCGGTTCATTGTCGCTCCACGTGGGTGTTGA
- a CDS encoding class I SAM-dependent methyltransferase: protein MLNALKNRLRVWYDPEMKAIARIIREMNSKGGDDLVVTECNKVFVDRLRVFPIALKMDFWEHHFELEGFSDFPEIGGDILDFGCGSGHLDVYLARRGFTVTGVDLSPVGIAIASFIRENEAADVKKRLLFFVADVTADLPPRQFDAAWSAHVFEHIKNPGPVLAGLKNWIKPGGSLLISVPFGRAYDDPGHVNHFYSEADLQHYLGGHISVERIKIYRDHQVIRALCKNDGDGKNDR, encoded by the coding sequence ATGCTAAACGCACTCAAAAACAGGCTCCGCGTCTGGTACGACCCGGAGATGAAGGCGATTGCCAGGATCATCCGGGAGATGAACTCTAAGGGTGGAGACGACCTTGTGGTAACCGAGTGCAACAAAGTGTTTGTTGATCGGCTTAGGGTTTTCCCGATCGCACTTAAAATGGATTTTTGGGAACACCATTTTGAGCTAGAAGGGTTCAGTGATTTTCCTGAAATTGGTGGGGATATTTTAGACTTTGGGTGTGGGTCTGGGCATCTGGACGTTTATCTTGCGCGGAGAGGTTTTACTGTGACTGGCGTGGATCTAAGCCCTGTCGGGATTGCCATCGCTTCCTTTATAAGAGAGAATGAGGCTGCTGATGTCAAAAAGCGACTTTTGTTTTTCGTTGCCGATGTCACTGCGGACCTTCCGCCTCGGCAATTTGATGCCGCATGGTCTGCGCATGTTTTTGAGCATATAAAGAATCCTGGTCCTGTCTTGGCTGGACTAAAAAATTGGATAAAGCCTGGGGGATCGCTTCTTATTTCTGTCCCATTTGGTCGCGCTTACGATGATCCAGGACATGTAAACCATTTTTATAGCGAAGCTGATTTGCAGCATTATCTTGGTGGCCATATCTCTGTTGAGCGCATAAAAATTTATAGAGATCATCAAGTTATTCGTGCCTTATGTAAAAATGATGGAGATGGGAAGAATGATAGATAA
- a CDS encoding glycosyltransferase family 2 protein, translating to MKLSIVIPIYNEEENIPPLYGRVTEALAGTGIDYELILVDDGSSDGSFPLLRQIAERDSRVKVIRFRRNFGQTAAMAAGFDAARGEVVVPMDGDLQNDPADIPMLLSKINEGYDVVSGWRKDRQDTFINRRLPSIIANGLISRMTGVHLHDYGCTLKAYRREVLDGVNLYGEMHRFVPALASQVGARVTELPVRHHPRLHGTSKYGISRTMRVVLDLMTVKFLLAYSTKPIQLFGKWGIYTLFAGFLSGGATLYFKFFEHINMNRNPLLILTAFLLFMGVQFIVLGLLGELNARTYYEAQGKPIYVIRERINVGDRGPGTGDRENRKDL from the coding sequence GTGAAACTGAGTATCGTTATACCGATTTACAACGAAGAAGAGAACATTCCCCCTCTCTATGGACGGGTTACCGAAGCACTGGCCGGGACGGGCATCGACTATGAGCTGATCCTGGTGGACGACGGCTCCAGCGACGGCTCTTTCCCGCTTCTGCGGCAGATTGCCGAGAGGGATTCGCGGGTGAAGGTGATCCGCTTCCGCCGCAATTTCGGGCAGACAGCGGCCATGGCCGCCGGCTTCGACGCCGCCCGGGGAGAAGTTGTCGTCCCCATGGATGGCGACCTTCAGAACGACCCGGCCGACATCCCCATGCTCCTGTCGAAGATCAACGAAGGGTACGACGTGGTCTCGGGCTGGCGCAAGGACCGACAGGACACCTTCATCAACCGCCGGCTTCCCTCCATCATTGCCAACGGCCTCATCTCCCGCATGACCGGGGTCCACCTCCACGACTACGGCTGCACCCTCAAGGCCTACCGCCGGGAAGTCCTCGACGGGGTGAACCTCTACGGCGAGATGCACCGCTTCGTGCCGGCCCTGGCCTCCCAAGTGGGGGCGCGGGTGACGGAGCTGCCGGTGCGGCATCATCCGCGGCTCCACGGCACGAGCAAGTACGGCATCTCCCGCACCATGCGGGTGGTCCTCGACCTCATGACGGTGAAATTTCTCCTCGCCTACTCCACCAAGCCGATCCAGCTCTTCGGCAAGTGGGGGATTTATACCTTGTTTGCGGGCTTTCTCAGCGGGGGAGCAACCCTCTATTTCAAGTTTTTCGAGCATATCAACATGAATCGCAACCCTCTCCTCATCCTCACCGCGTTCCTGCTCTTTATGGGGGTGCAGTTCATCGTTCTCGGCCTTCTCGGCGAGCTTAACGCCCGCACCTATTACGAAGCGCAGGGGAAACCGATTTACGTGATTCGCGAGCGAATCAACGTAGGGGACCGGGGACCGGGGACCGGGGACCGGGAAAATCGCAAAGACTTATGA